The following proteins come from a genomic window of Impatiens glandulifera unplaced genomic scaffold, dImpGla2.1, whole genome shotgun sequence:
- the LOC124917503 gene encoding aspartic proteinase 36-like translates to MERESLLQFYSTAPLQFYSTAPNSPRLHRAKQQNQLSKLHFASRKRSKFSKIPVGSWARVKNGKYRVELVQIPPILRILSLEQRFCIGTPDCAANVTCLYTEVYGDGSYSLGYFVKDLVQYDGVSEDLQTMTTNQSFIFGCGASQSGYLDSSEHALDGIVGFGKSNSSFISQLAASGTVKKIFAHCLDGVNGGGIFSIGHVLQPKVNTTRLLLNKPHYNVNMTAVQVGSEFLNLTTNVSHAGDYKESIIDSGTTLAYFPDVIYQALVKKIPW, encoded by the exons ATGGAAAGGGAGTCTCTTCTCCAGTTCTACTCCACCGCTCCTCTCCAGTTCTACTCCACCGCTCCGAACTCTCCAAGACTCCATCGCGCGAAACAACAGAACCAACTCTCCAAACTCCATTTTGCCTCCCGCAAAAG GAGCAAATTTAGTAAAATTCCTGTTGGCAGTTGGGCTCGTGTCAAGAATGGGAAGTATAGAGTTGAACTTGTGCAG ATTCCACCGATCTTAAGAATTCTCTCACTGGAACAAAGGTTTTGTATTGGAACACCTGACTGTGCGGCTAATGTGACTTGTTTATATACTGAGGTTTATGGAGATGGAAGTTATAGTCTTGGCTACTTTGTGAAAGATCTTGTCCAATATGATGGTGTATCAGAAGATCTGCAAACTATGACAACAAACCAAAGTTTTATATTTGG ATGTGGTGCGAGTCAATCTGGCTATCTAGATTCGTCTGAACATGCTCTTGATGGAATAGTTGGTTTTGGGAAATCAAACTCTTCCTTTATATCCCAACTTGCTGCTTCTGGGACAGTGAAAAAGATTTTTGCACATTGTTTGGATGGTGTGAATGGTGGAGGTATTTTTTCAATTGGGCATGTTTTGCAGCCAAAAGTCAACACGACTCGTTTATTACTAAACAA GCCACATTACAATGTTAATATGACAGCAGTTCAAGTTGGGTCTGAATTTCTTAATCTAACAACAAATGTATCACATGCTGGAGACTATAAAGAGTCAATAATTGATAGTGGTACAACTTTGGCTTACTTCCCAGATGTTATATACCAGGCATTAGTGAAGAAG ATTCCCTGGTAG